In a single window of the Nocardioides massiliensis genome:
- the scpB gene encoding SMC-Scp complex subunit ScpB, producing the protein MTEETTLEVPLVALRPAVEAVLMVADQPLDATSLATAAGYPVEEVTRVLEELAAEYDEQQRGFELRHVAGGWRYSTREEYAAVVEKFVLEGQQARLTQAALETLAVVAYMQPVSRARVSAVRGVNVDGVMRTLLTRGLVEEAGTDGEHGAHLYRTTTYFLERIGITSLDELPDLAPFLPEMSDIDFDLDATMGSVAAVDEAP; encoded by the coding sequence GTGACCGAGGAGACGACCCTGGAGGTCCCGCTGGTCGCGTTGCGACCGGCGGTGGAGGCCGTGCTGATGGTCGCCGACCAGCCGTTGGACGCCACCAGCCTCGCGACCGCGGCCGGCTACCCGGTCGAGGAGGTCACCCGGGTGCTGGAGGAGCTGGCGGCGGAGTACGACGAGCAGCAGCGTGGCTTCGAGCTGCGTCACGTCGCGGGCGGGTGGCGCTACTCCACCCGCGAGGAGTACGCCGCGGTGGTCGAGAAGTTCGTGCTCGAGGGCCAGCAGGCCCGGTTGACGCAGGCCGCGCTGGAGACGCTCGCCGTCGTCGCCTACATGCAGCCCGTGAGTCGGGCCCGGGTCTCGGCCGTGCGGGGGGTCAACGTCGACGGCGTGATGCGCACGCTGCTCACCCGCGGGCTGGTCGAGGAGGCCGGCACCGACGGCGAGCATGGGGCGCACCTCTACCGCACGACGACGTACTTCCTCGAACGCATCGGGATCACCTCCCTCGACGAGCTGCCCGACCTGGCGCCGTTCCTGCCCGAGATGAGCGACATCGACTTCGACCTCGACGCGACGATGGGGTCGGTCGCCGCGGTGGACGAGGCGCCATGA
- a CDS encoding segregation and condensation protein A: MAPDSAEGTPAFQVHLANFEGPFDLLLSLIAKHKLDITEVSLAKVTDEFIAHIKAAGEVWDLEQTTSFLLVASTLLDLKAARLLPQGDVEDEEDLALLEARDLLFARLLQYRAFKQVATVLETRLAAEGKRFPRAVGLDERFASLLPEVLIGLGLEEFAALAARAMQPKPELELSLQHIHAPTVSVREQAEVVVERLRARGSMTFRALAGDAPDTLTKVARFLALLELFRESVVSFDQVTPLGELTVRWTGADDAEVTITDEFDGAPPDEDSPLPDLTAVEEDA; the protein is encoded by the coding sequence GTGGCGCCCGACAGCGCGGAGGGCACGCCGGCCTTCCAGGTCCATCTGGCCAACTTCGAGGGCCCGTTCGACCTGCTGCTGAGCCTGATCGCGAAGCACAAGCTCGACATCACCGAGGTCTCGTTGGCGAAGGTCACCGACGAGTTCATCGCCCACATCAAGGCCGCCGGTGAGGTCTGGGACCTCGAGCAGACGACGTCGTTCCTCCTGGTCGCCTCCACCCTGCTCGACCTCAAGGCGGCCCGGCTGTTGCCCCAGGGCGACGTCGAGGACGAGGAGGACCTCGCGCTGCTCGAAGCGCGTGACCTGCTCTTCGCACGGTTGTTGCAGTACCGCGCCTTCAAGCAGGTCGCGACAGTCCTCGAGACCCGCCTGGCCGCGGAGGGCAAGCGGTTCCCGCGCGCGGTGGGGCTCGACGAACGCTTCGCCTCGCTCCTGCCGGAGGTGCTGATCGGCCTCGGACTGGAGGAGTTCGCCGCGCTCGCCGCGCGCGCGATGCAGCCCAAACCGGAGCTCGAGCTCTCGCTGCAGCACATCCACGCCCCGACCGTGAGCGTCCGCGAGCAGGCCGAGGTCGTCGTCGAGCGCCTGCGAGCGCGCGGGTCGATGACCTTCCGCGCCCTTGCCGGTGACGCCCCCGACACCCTGACCAAGGTGGCGCGGTTCCTCGCGCTGCTGGAGCTGTTCCGCGAGAGCGTCGTGTCGTTCGACCAGGTGACCCCGCTGGGTGAGCTGACGGTGCGCTGGACCGGCGCCGACGACGCCGAGGTGACGATCACCGACGAGTTCGACGGGGCTCCGCCCGACGAGGACTCGCCCCTGCCCGACCTGACTGCTGTGGAGGAGGACGCGTGA
- the aroH gene encoding chorismate mutase has protein sequence MAVRAVRGATQLEADTREQMLERVAEMVTDVMECNGLAVDDFISVIFTATSDLHAEFPAYVARQLGFGEIPLICARELEISGSMPRVVRMLAHVETDLPRAEITHVYLHGAAALRTDLSRVRSVPDDAHRR, from the coding sequence GTGGCGGTGCGAGCGGTCCGGGGCGCGACCCAGCTCGAGGCGGACACCCGCGAGCAGATGCTCGAGCGGGTCGCCGAGATGGTCACCGACGTCATGGAGTGCAACGGCCTCGCCGTCGACGACTTCATCTCGGTGATCTTCACGGCGACCTCCGACCTGCACGCCGAGTTCCCGGCGTACGTCGCCCGCCAGCTCGGCTTCGGCGAGATCCCGTTGATCTGCGCGCGCGAGCTGGAGATCTCCGGCTCCATGCCGCGGGTCGTGCGGATGCTCGCGCACGTCGAGACCGACCTGCCGCGCGCCGAGATCACCCACGTCTACCTGCACGGGGCGGCAGCGCTGCGCACGGACCTCTCACGGGTCCGGTCGGTCCCCGACGACGCTCACCGCCGGTGA
- a CDS encoding pseudouridine synthase, with protein MSEHHAGGSDETPSPDETGDDRLVRLQKLLAQSGVASRRRCEELMLAGEVEVDGEVVTRLGTKVDPTTAVIRVSGKRLPPRSPHVYLALNKPRGVVSTMSDPEGRRSLGDVVADRPERLFHVGRLDTDTSGLILLTNDGDFAQRLAHPSYEIDKVYVAEVEGEVRPATLRRLREGVVLDDGPVQVTRARLVERGAGGAKGRSIVEVTLHEGRNRIVRRLLDHVGHPVRRLTRTSIGPVVLRGLASGELRELTNDELGALLDGAGM; from the coding sequence ATGAGCGAGCACCATGCAGGCGGCAGCGACGAGACGCCCAGCCCGGACGAGACCGGCGACGACCGGCTGGTGCGGCTGCAGAAGCTGCTGGCACAGTCCGGGGTCGCGAGCCGGCGCCGGTGTGAGGAGCTGATGCTCGCCGGCGAGGTGGAGGTCGACGGGGAGGTCGTCACCCGCCTCGGCACCAAGGTCGACCCGACGACCGCCGTGATCCGGGTGAGCGGCAAGCGTTTGCCGCCGCGCAGCCCGCACGTCTACCTCGCCCTCAACAAGCCGCGCGGTGTCGTGTCGACGATGTCGGACCCCGAAGGGCGCCGCAGCCTCGGTGACGTGGTGGCCGACCGCCCCGAGCGGCTCTTCCACGTGGGACGCCTCGATACCGACACGTCGGGCCTGATCCTGCTGACCAACGACGGTGACTTCGCCCAGCGCCTGGCGCACCCGTCGTACGAGATCGACAAGGTCTACGTCGCCGAGGTCGAGGGCGAGGTGCGGCCCGCCACGCTGCGCCGGCTGCGCGAGGGCGTGGTGCTCGACGATGGACCCGTGCAGGTCACGCGGGCGCGCCTGGTCGAGCGCGGTGCCGGCGGCGCCAAGGGGCGCTCGATCGTCGAGGTCACGCTGCACGAGGGCCGCAACCGCATCGTGCGACGCCTGCTCGACCACGTCGGACACCCCGTCCGGCGCCTGACGCGCACCAGCATCGGACCCGTCGTGCTGCGCGGCCTGGCGAGCGGGGAGCTGCGCGAGCTGACCAACGACGAGCTCGGCGCCCTGCTCGACGGCGCGGGGATGTAG